In Streptomyces sp. NBC_00483, a single window of DNA contains:
- a CDS encoding response regulator produces MTHHPLRVVVADDQALVRTGFRMILKADGIDVVAEAAHGAEAVDAVLRTRPDVVLMDIRMPELDGLEATRRILREFPDAATAPRVIMLTTFDLDDLVYEALSAGASGFLLKDVTPEHLVAAVRLVRTGDALLAPAITRRLVERHARQAPEAEPTAPHPGLSALTPRELDVLRLLAQGLSNSELAARLHLSETTVKTHVSRILAKLQLRDRVQAVVTAYETGLVSAGPSPTGEARQG; encoded by the coding sequence GTGACGCACCACCCGCTGCGTGTCGTGGTCGCCGACGACCAGGCGCTCGTCCGCACCGGCTTCCGCATGATCCTCAAGGCCGACGGCATCGACGTGGTCGCCGAGGCGGCTCACGGCGCCGAGGCGGTGGACGCCGTGCTCCGCACTCGCCCTGACGTGGTCCTCATGGACATCCGGATGCCCGAACTCGACGGTCTGGAGGCCACCCGCCGCATCCTGCGCGAGTTCCCTGACGCGGCCACGGCACCCCGTGTGATCATGCTGACCACCTTCGACCTCGACGACCTCGTCTACGAGGCGCTGTCGGCCGGCGCCAGCGGTTTCCTCCTCAAGGACGTCACCCCGGAACACCTCGTCGCCGCCGTCCGCCTCGTCCGCACCGGCGACGCACTCCTCGCCCCGGCCATCACCCGCCGCCTCGTCGAACGCCATGCCCGCCAGGCACCCGAGGCGGAGCCCACCGCGCCGCATCCCGGCCTGTCCGCCCTGACCCCGCGCGAACTCGACGTCCTGCGCCTGCTCGCCCAGGGCCTGAGCAACTCCGAACTCGCCGCCCGCCTCCACCTGTCCGAGACCACCGTCAAGACGCACGTCTCCCGCATCCTCGCCAAGCTCCAGCTCCGCGACCGTGTGCAGGCGGTGGTGACGGCCTACGAGACGGGACTGGTCTCGGCCGGACCGAGTCCTACGGGCGAGGCGCGCCAGGGCTGA
- a CDS encoding ABC transporter ATP-binding protein: MTPTTDPPAAPVALRARGLGKKYRQQWALSDCSLDVPAGRIVGLVGPNGAGKSTLLNLASGMLAPTTGTIEVCGGRPATGPAQLAKVGFVAQDTPTYAGLTVADHLEVGARLNPSWDATLARDRIRRIGLDPGRRAGRLSGGQRAQLALTLGLAKRPELLVLDEPVAALDPLARREFLDDLTDAIAGQEMTVLLSSHLVSDVERVCDHVIVLVDSRVQVSADIDDLLAGHHRLTGPADTAADLPAGHHVVSTSRTDARTTLVVRATTPPAGDDSWTAGPLPLEDIVLAYIGSRTPPTTEPGSRPAADLETHR, translated from the coding sequence ATGACCCCCACGACCGACCCGCCTGCCGCACCTGTCGCGCTGAGAGCCCGGGGCCTGGGCAAGAAATACCGACAGCAATGGGCACTGTCGGACTGCAGCCTGGATGTCCCCGCGGGCCGCATCGTCGGCCTGGTAGGCCCCAACGGGGCTGGAAAATCAACCCTGTTGAACCTCGCCTCCGGCATGCTCGCCCCGACCACAGGCACCATCGAGGTCTGCGGCGGCCGCCCGGCCACCGGCCCGGCGCAACTCGCCAAGGTCGGTTTCGTCGCCCAGGACACCCCCACGTACGCGGGCCTGACCGTCGCCGACCACCTCGAGGTCGGCGCCCGCCTCAACCCCAGCTGGGACGCCACCCTGGCCCGCGACCGGATCCGCCGCATCGGCCTCGACCCCGGCCGGCGGGCCGGACGCCTGTCCGGCGGGCAGCGCGCCCAGCTCGCCCTCACTCTCGGCCTCGCCAAACGCCCCGAACTCCTCGTCCTCGACGAGCCCGTCGCCGCCCTGGACCCGCTGGCCCGCCGCGAGTTCCTCGACGACCTCACGGACGCGATCGCCGGACAGGAGATGACCGTCCTACTCTCCTCCCACCTCGTCTCCGACGTGGAGCGGGTCTGCGACCACGTGATCGTGCTCGTGGACTCACGGGTCCAAGTCAGCGCCGACATCGACGACTTGCTGGCCGGTCACCACCGGCTCACCGGCCCGGCCGACACCGCGGCCGACCTACCGGCCGGACACCACGTCGTCTCGACATCCCGCACCGACGCACGGACCACCCTCGTCGTACGCGCCACGACGCCGCCCGCCGGCGATGACTCCTGGACAGCCGGCCCGCTCCCCCTCGAAGACATCGTCCTGGCCTACATCGGCAGTCGGACGCCCCCCACCACCGAACCGGGCTCCCGCCCCGCCGCCGACCTGGAGACCCACCGATGA
- a CDS encoding sensor histidine kinase — translation MTNASAADRLRDGFAALRRPTGPLPRPTRRDLILDGAFALFAVIAAVNSGLSVGMDRTYKIVDGTVRLVEGSGNYVGALAPMLLCSLPLALRRRYPLAVLWVVIAAVLMAPGSEARMILYATLVATYSAVMHSPYRILTLASVAVALLVLNGARTPDVPTIQNEYVPLLILLPLTIVADGMRQWRLRADARQERMAALERERAEELRRAAERERARIARELHDVVTHNVSMMVIQAGAARKVMDAEPEMAREALLAVEAGGRSAMAELRHTMGLLTMNAADDPSDPAVPAGRTAPAEGLAPQPGLDQLDALVGRVREAGLSVEMTATGTRRPVSSGIGLAVYRVVQEALTNTTKHARGATATVTLAYEPDALRIDVTDTGGTPGADAAGGGHGLMGLRERISVYGGTLDAGPRPDGGFRIAATIPLEAL, via the coding sequence GTGACGAACGCATCGGCGGCGGACCGCCTGCGGGACGGGTTCGCGGCGCTGCGGCGGCCGACGGGTCCCTTGCCCCGGCCCACCAGACGTGACCTGATCCTCGACGGGGCCTTCGCCCTGTTCGCCGTGATCGCCGCGGTCAACTCCGGCCTGAGCGTCGGCATGGACCGCACGTACAAGATCGTCGATGGCACGGTGCGCCTGGTCGAGGGGTCCGGGAACTACGTCGGCGCGCTGGCGCCGATGCTTCTGTGCTCCCTGCCGCTGGCCCTGCGCCGCCGTTACCCGCTGGCCGTGCTCTGGGTGGTGATCGCCGCGGTGCTGATGGCGCCGGGCAGCGAAGCGCGGATGATCCTCTACGCCACGCTGGTCGCGACGTACTCCGCCGTCATGCACAGCCCGTACCGGATCCTGACCCTGGCGAGCGTCGCCGTGGCGCTGCTCGTCCTGAACGGCGCCAGGACGCCGGACGTGCCCACCATCCAGAATGAGTACGTGCCGCTGCTCATCCTGCTGCCGCTCACCATCGTCGCGGACGGCATGCGGCAGTGGCGGCTGCGTGCCGACGCGCGCCAGGAACGCATGGCGGCGCTGGAGCGCGAGCGGGCCGAGGAGTTGCGCCGCGCCGCCGAGCGCGAGCGGGCCCGGATCGCCCGCGAACTGCACGACGTGGTCACCCACAACGTCTCCATGATGGTCATCCAGGCCGGCGCCGCGCGGAAGGTCATGGACGCCGAGCCCGAGATGGCCCGCGAGGCACTCCTGGCCGTGGAAGCGGGCGGCCGCTCGGCCATGGCCGAGCTGCGGCACACCATGGGACTGCTCACCATGAACGCCGCCGACGATCCCTCCGATCCCGCTGTTCCTGCGGGCCGCACGGCGCCCGCCGAGGGGCTTGCCCCGCAACCCGGCCTGGACCAACTCGACGCGCTCGTCGGGCGGGTGCGCGAGGCGGGCCTGAGCGTCGAGATGACGGCGACCGGCACCCGCCGCCCGGTCTCCTCCGGCATCGGCCTCGCCGTCTACCGCGTGGTCCAGGAGGCGCTGACCAACACCACGAAGCACGCACGGGGCGCGACGGCGACCGTGACGCTCGCCTACGAGCCCGACGCCCTGCGCATAGACGTCACCGACACCGGCGGCACACCGGGTGCGGACGCTGCCGGCGGGGGTCATGGGCTGATGGGACTGCGGGAGAGAATCTCGGTCTACGGCGGAACACTCGACGCCGGACCGAGACCTGACGGCGGCTTCCGGATCGCCGCCACGATCCCCCTGGAGGCATTGTGA
- a CDS encoding twin-arginine translocase TatA/TatE family subunit: MFGLSEIAVILIVIAIVVGVKKLPELTRSAGKSARILKAEARALKEQDGQSTDAPAPRVVPGETIPPRDDQGTPRQ, translated from the coding sequence ATGTTCGGACTCAGCGAGATAGCCGTCATCCTGATCGTGATCGCCATCGTGGTCGGCGTGAAGAAACTGCCCGAACTCACCCGCAGCGCGGGCAAGTCGGCCCGCATCCTCAAGGCGGAGGCCAGGGCCTTGAAGGAGCAGGACGGACAGAGCACCGATGCTCCGGCACCCCGCGTCGTCCCGGGGGAGACGATCCCGCCACGGGACGATCAGGGGACACCGCGTCAGTGA